Proteins from one Pontibacter korlensis genomic window:
- a CDS encoding type IX secretion system membrane protein PorP/SprF, which yields MKNYILISCFLLISSVAVAQQKALYSQYMTNYYLLNPAVAGVDKDWNIKAGYRNQWTGFEGAPKTYYLSAETALFKRTIRSRRVQPYHGVGGYVYTDQTGPITQTGLQLSYAHHVPINRSIYFSSGLFAGVQQYRFDENKIHLAEGSNERDPVTQQGSLNAFMPDLSVGAYLHSEEFYAGASLFQVLGNKIMKNKGVEDPSRLSRHLFISGGYNIDVNRNITVTPSVLIKHVNPAPVQADFNVRGAYHFTNRRKSKYDDMLWAGISYRTQDAIVGLAGIQLKQQYQLSYTYDITISPMRHHSAGSHEIVLGLRMP from the coding sequence ATGAAGAATTACATCCTAATATCTTGCTTCCTGCTAATAAGTTCGGTAGCTGTGGCACAGCAGAAGGCACTTTACAGCCAGTACATGACCAATTATTACCTGCTTAACCCCGCCGTGGCTGGAGTTGACAAAGACTGGAACATTAAGGCAGGCTACCGCAACCAATGGACAGGTTTTGAAGGAGCCCCCAAGACATATTACTTGAGCGCAGAAACAGCTCTGTTTAAGCGCACCATTCGGAGCCGCAGGGTACAGCCTTACCACGGTGTTGGTGGCTATGTGTATACCGACCAAACAGGACCCATCACGCAAACAGGCCTGCAGTTGTCGTACGCGCACCATGTGCCTATCAACAGAAGCATCTATTTTTCGTCTGGCTTGTTTGCTGGTGTGCAGCAGTACAGGTTTGATGAGAACAAGATACACTTGGCCGAGGGGTCTAACGAGCGTGACCCTGTTACGCAGCAAGGTAGTCTCAATGCCTTTATGCCTGACCTAAGCGTAGGAGCATATTTACACTCCGAAGAGTTTTATGCGGGGGCATCTTTGTTTCAGGTACTGGGCAATAAAATTATGAAGAATAAGGGAGTGGAGGACCCAAGCAGGTTGTCGCGCCACTTGTTTATTTCGGGAGGCTATAACATTGATGTTAACAGAAATATTACCGTCACACCTTCTGTTTTGATCAAGCATGTAAACCCCGCTCCGGTGCAGGCAGATTTTAATGTGAGAGGTGCCTATCATTTTACAAACAGGCGCAAATCGAAGTATGATGATATGCTTTGGGCAGGGATTTCATACCGCACCCAGGATGCCATAGTGGGATTGGCTGGGATACAGCTTAAACAGCAATACCAGCTAAGCTATACGTATGACATCACGATATCGCCTATGCGCCACCACAGCGCTGGCTCCCACGAAATTGTACTTGGGCTCAGAATGCCGTAA